In Glycine soja cultivar W05 chromosome 10, ASM419377v2, whole genome shotgun sequence, the genomic stretch tttcaatacaaACTGTGTCTGTGACTTTGGAAATTTTAGGCACatactaattttatttcaattaggttgatatttaatttcacaaaatgattttatttcaattagcTTAGCTTCCACTTctagatttttaatttataaactttcagcttatttataagtttttaGTAGTCTATGAATTAATATTGTCAACTAAtggtatttttgaaaaattattagacGATTAAATAAATACTGTACTTTAGAACGGTGTTATTATATTCGGATGGCTACTTTTTATCTTATACTGTGATCATGTTAATAGTTTTTGGCATTCAATAGCCTCAAGGGACGAGGGATTAGAGAATGATTTTTTTGGCATTCAATAGCCTCAAGAGACGAGGGATTAGGGAATGAATATTTGTACGATACAATAGTACGCTCATTGattctattttattcttaaaaaaggaaataatctTCTGAGGTGCTATTTGAGAGAACTAACAAATACTCATAGAATTCTAAATAGAGAACCATTTTGTAGGTCATATAACTCTGTCatcctttacttttattatgcaaatttttaaaataaaaagctttttaatgAGCATCTATGTTTGGAAAACTGATCGATAACCCaccaaaaaaaacatctttCGAGATAATTTTATCAACTTTTTGCTAAATAACGAGATAATCATAAATATGATCGAacatttagaataaaaaaagttataagttGTGGTTTTTATGTTAACTACACTAATCTATAATTATCCTACTCTAGGCAAGTTTGTATTCGGTGGTTGactaaataagttttatttggattCAAAGAatctaacaaatttaaataattttttttatctattactaaaaagataaaaataactcaTAATACTAGAAATTATctattatttgagaaaaatataataaaatcatatatttttctatttatattatcttaaaatgaaaattgagatATAATAATCCAATCTCACATCTATAAAAGAGAATTATCAATATTTAGGTAGACTAATATAATTCCTACCTACATAGTAcatacttatatttatttatctctaTGTCACTTATTTGAGTGTGATTATATATATCTCAATTATTTGTGGAGAATTTCATGGAGAAATGTCAGAAGATTGTGTTAAATATGATAAGaacaataattatcataaatgtATTATAATTTGATCCAAATTGTTGgtcaaatttatcaaaataaaaaaatgggaaTGAACATTTTCTTAAGGTGACTCTCGATTttaagcaaagaaaaaaaaagaaaatttagaaaaagaagagaatagggtaatcaattaaaaactataaattatcattttcatattGTAACGATAAAAACTTTATagtatcaatcaattaaaatgctataaatataaattttaaattaattattataaaaattaataatcctaTCTTGCATAacgtaatataattattataactaaatattatttgtcccattttgtttatatatttatatgaaatttgcatagatttatataaattcatttaATCTCTTCACACGTAGGATATATAGGAGTAGGACTCAAAACGATTCATTTAAGCGAAattgtgcatttttttatatgaaaaagatCAAACAAGGACGGCTTAAAATATCTATTTGGCACTTTATAACCATTAAccaatattttttctcaaaaaatacaTGTATCTTAAAAAAACTGTTTGGGGTATGCATAtgcattgaaaatataatacGAGGGTGGCGTATGGTTTGCTGTCGGTGTTGAAATTATGGCAAGGCGGTCCACCCGAACCGCACCAGATTTTAAACTTTAGGGTAAAAAagcataaataaatgaaaatagtggaggattattattattactaaggTTATTTACAAGAGCAAGttgattaattgattatcaTTAGTCCAATCTGAAACAGCACGTTGGTCAGGTCAGCCGCGGATgaaagaaaagtgaaaattCAGGAACCACCTTTTAGCTTTTAGCTTTTGAGTGTGAGCATATCACGCAGCACATGTAATATTAACGTCACGCCATTTTCGCTCTCCTCACGCTCAGTGTGCATGTGAATCTCTCTCTCTGTATTTACTGGCACTAGCTTGCAAAAACTAACTGCAAATATACTCATTCAGTTACGCAATTTCCAGCCCAAGAAGATCTCGTTTCGCCGATCCAAACCAATCCGAAAATGAAGCCTAACAAAACCGTAAACCCTCTCATCACCTTCGAACACAAGAGGTATTGTTCGTTATTCACTTCATTCCACGCGTCTCTCGCTCCTCCACTCTCGCCTTATGTTAGATCCGTCAATTAACACTTCATTATCCTCTTTCATTCGCTTTATGTTTTGCTCTGGATTTCACTTGGACTACCATGCGACTTGCCGTTGAATTAGTGCATTTTGAAGATCGATCTCTGTCCGTTGAGTTTGAGTTGACGCTGATTGcgagtttttctttcttcattttaattttttgttacttaGTAGTATTAAGTAGCGAATAGTGATAATTGGGAATCTGCGCTGAGGCAATCAATGCCGAGTGCCTTGGGAAGTGCGTTTTGTGCGGAATGTGTCGTCGACGGGCAATTTGAGTAGCGTCTTTCTTTAATTTGTTGTTTCGTCTCGTACTTGTTGTTTGTGTgcagtttattatttttgagtctctgctgtttttttttttttttttatctgtttattattggatttttttatttttatttttttggaaattaatGAGTGTTTGGTGTGAACACTGAACAGGGATGCCTATGGGTTTACTGTGAGGCCTCAGCACCTGCAAAGATACCGTGAATATGCTAACATTTACAAGGTCCGTCTTGATATGCTTTGGGTTTATGATTCCGGCCTTGCCACTTTTAAGTTTTTCGGGAAGGGTTAGGAGAGTGTTGTGTAGGAAAATTCACTTCCTGCTAAATTGAAGTATCTTACGAGAGTGTACTACTTGTTGGTggaaattgtttttgttttcatcctCAAAGCTAGAAGCACTTAATTTTGTAAAGTTGGTGTTGTTCCAAGTGTAACACTCTTTTAATTtcaggaggaagaggaggaaaGGTCAGATAGGTGGAACTCATTTCTCGATAGACAGGCTGAGTCTTCTGAATTGGTCACAGACGGATTAATTGTGGGGGAGGGGGGTGAGAAGGTTTTAGGTGATGAAGCTGCTGAGCAAGAAGCTGATGCTAGCTTGGAGAAGGGTGTTGATGGACATGAAGCAAGCAACCAGGTGCCTGGTGGTTCTGACAGTGCAGCGGAAAATGGTAGTCAGAAGGAGGAGGTACTGCTGTCTGAGGAGACAAAAGTTCACAGAGTCCAGTTATGGACAGAGATAAGATCATCTCTTCGAACTATTGAGGATATGATGAGTGTTCGTGTAAAGAAGAACACCGGATCAGTAAAAGATGAAAGAGTCAAGAAAGGTTTGTTAAAAGATGAACAGATTATTGAAACTGCAAAATCACCATCACATTCTGATGATGTTAAATCACCAAAAGGAGCAGCATGTGAGGAAGACTCTGAGGAGGAGTTCTATGATGTTGAGAGGTTAGATCCTAGTCCGGAGATGCCTGTTGTTGATGGCACAAATGCCTTGGCAAATGGTATTACTGCTGATGCTGCACAACCAGAGGCTTCATTTCCTTGGAAAGAAGAGTTGGAAGTTCTGGTTCGTGGTGGAGTACCAATGGCATTGAGGGGAGAGGTATGCATTATCTACTTGAGATTGcatttgttgtgaaatttatttattgtttggtGAGTTACCCTCttttttgttattgtgtttCAGCTTTGGCAAGCTTTTGTTGGTGTAAAAGCAAGGTGGGTGGAGAAGTATTATCAGGATCTGCTATCCTCAGAAAGTGATTCTGAAGTTAAAACTGATCAGCAAAGCATGGAGTCAACTGACAGTAATGGGAAAACAGGTGCAGATTTTGGACATATGCCAGAAAAATGGAAAGGAGTCAaaggacagattgagaaggtattttcttttgatatttcATCCTTATTGTTCTTAATACTGTGATATTATTGGTATGACACTTTAAACAAGTTTCTTCTTAGTAGTCTATTATCATTGTTTGTTTGTGCAGGATCTGCCTCGAACATTTCCTGGTCATCCTGCTTTGGACGAGGATGGTAGAAATGCTTTGAGACGATTACTTACTGCATATGCTCGACATAACCCCTCAGTTGGTTACTGCCAGGTCCTTGCTTCTTTAAAGAGTTGCATGTTCTATTTTtcccaacttttttttataaaagctgttttttccattatttttcaGTCAATCTAATGAGGTGtttatatgaaaatgaaacaTCTATACATCTGACTAGACTTAAAGGACTTGGTTCATACTGAACTTGTTAGTTAATGAGATACCACAGTGCAACGAATCATCAACTACAGGCATTTATGCTGCCTTATTTGTACTAGTCTTTTTTccttccaaaaataaaaattggcgACTTGAATTTCATCACTTTTAAATGATGAGTCAAGGAATCCAATGGCAATTGAtaacatgaattttaaaaatcttgcAAAGCTAAATTTGCCTCCTATTTACCTTTTACTAATATctgatgtaaaatatttatatatatgaattctagaaaatgaaacttttgGATAGTCATTAACCTTGCACTACTTTACttcaacaaaatatattattgatcTTTGTTTAGATAGTTTTGGACTTTGGAGCAATGTGTTTCTCCAGGTTTGTGTTCGATAGTATAATGAGTTGAAGATGATCTGTGTCACTGTGGTATAGAAATACTGTATCTGATATCCTTAGCAAACTACTTTGTAAATTGATTAGATGAATTTAAAACTACTTTGTGGCAAACCTCAATCAGGCAGGAGCTGTTTTGAGGTTGGATGCCCGACTGAAGGTGCATAGGGCCCTTATGCCTCGTGGGCACCTTTCTTATGTGTGATGTGCATGATTCATAAATAGTAGTGATCCGTCCTATACAtggataattaaataatttaagctTGTCATTTATTATATGCCCTCTCACATGGACATATCATGTATGTTCATGAAATCTATAACCCACTGATTTAGTttgttgaaataatttatattgcagGCCATGAATTTTTTTGCTGGCTTATTGCTACTTTTGATGCCTGAAGAAAATGCCTTTTGGTATGCCCTTAGATAACTGCTTGAGTATTATTTCTAGAGTATATGCACAAAATATGCACTTTTCGAAGTAAATTGTGGATAGAGCATCATTATTATAACTGCTGCTGTGTTTGATGAACACTGTTTCCCTGAGGAATGCCTGACTGATTGCTTTATGCTTATGCAGCATCTTCAGCAGCTTTTACATTGCAAATTTGAACTAATTTAATATTCAATCACTATGGTTTTCCCCAGGACCTTAATGGGCATTTTAGATGATTATTTTGATGGCTATTATTCAGAGGAAATGATAGAATCTCAGGTATGGTTTCTTTACTTTATATTATCGATTAAATTAAATGTGCATGAATAACTGTTACATTTTGACATAATCATtcaaatatattatcattttatcagGTGGATCAACTTGTTTTTGAGGAGTTGGTGAGGGAGAGGTTTCCCAAATTGGGTTTGTAaactattttaattcatttttgtcATTGAACCCACCAACTGAAATTTGTTTCTAGTGTCACATTTCTTActtgttattttcttgtgttcACTTTTTTTGCAGCCAATCATCTAGATTATCTGGGAGTGCAGGTGGCATGGGTTACTGGACCATGGTTCCTGTCCATTTTTGTGAACATGCTTCCTTGGGAAAGTGGTCAGGTTTTATGTTCTATCTATTTAGTAGTGTAGCCTAGTCTTACTTCACAAAGTTGCCAATGTGAAATGAGCATTTGTACGCTATTGTTTGAGCTTCCTTCTGATCCATTGTAATTATTTGGACTTCAGTTCTTCGAGTGTGGGATGTGCTTCTTTTTGAAGGAAACCGAGTCATGCTCTTTAGAACTGCAGTTGCTTTAATGGAGCTATATGGTACTGTCTGAAAATGTTTATTGGAAAAGGTAATCTAGCAATACTTATGCCATACATATCCTCACAACTTAATTTCATCATGTCTTGTAGGTCCTGCGTTGGTAACAACAAAGGATGCTGGAGATGCAGTTACTTTACTTCAGTCGTTGGCTGGCTCCACATTTGACAGCAGTCAGCTGGTACTGACAGCTTGCATGGGTTACCAAAATATAAATGAGACTCGTTTGCAGCAGCTGAGGAATAAACATCGGCCAGCTGTAATAGCTTCCGTTGAAGAAAGATCAAAAGGGCTTAAAGCTTGGAAGGATTCTCAGGGACTAGCATCAAAGCTAGCTGATATGCAAGTGCTTGGCAATTTATCTCGTACAGAATCTGGTTCCACTAATGCAGATGAAATTCTGATTAGTCTGACTGGAGAGGGTGAGATAGATTCCGTTCCAGATCTTCAAGAGCAGGTCGATTTTGTCTTTCCTTTTGACCCATCTCACTTTTTATCTGATTGTTAT encodes the following:
- the LOC114369900 gene encoding ecotropic viral integration site 5 ortholog-like, with amino-acid sequence MKPNKTVNPLITFEHKRDAYGFTVRPQHLQRYREYANIYKEEEEERSDRWNSFLDRQAESSELVTDGLIVGEGGEKVLGDEAAEQEADASLEKGVDGHEASNQVPGGSDSAAENGSQKEEVLLSEETKVHRVQLWTEIRSSLRTIEDMMSVRVKKNTGSVKDERVKKGLLKDEQIIETAKSPSHSDDVKSPKGAACEEDSEEEFYDVERLDPSPEMPVVDGTNALANGITADAAQPEASFPWKEELEVLVRGGVPMALRGELWQAFVGVKARWVEKYYQDLLSSESDSEVKTDQQSMESTDSNGKTGADFGHMPEKWKGVKGQIEKDLPRTFPGHPALDEDGRNALRRLLTAYARHNPSVGYCQAMNFFAGLLLLLMPEENAFWTLMGILDDYFDGYYSEEMIESQVDQLVFEELVRERFPKLANHLDYLGVQVAWVTGPWFLSIFVNMLPWESVLRVWDVLLFEGNRVMLFRTAVALMELYGPALVTTKDAGDAVTLLQSLAGSTFDSSQLVLTACMGYQNINETRLQQLRNKHRPAVIASVEERSKGLKAWKDSQGLASKLADMQVLGNLSRTESGSTNADEILISLTGEGEIDSVPDLQEQVVWLKVELCRLLEEKRSAILRAEELETALMEMVRQDNRRQLSAKVEQLDEEVAQLQQALADKQEQETAMLQVLMRVEQEQKVTEDARRFAEQDAAAQRYAAQVLQEKYEEATAALAEMEKRAVMAESMLEATLQYQCGQVKVLQSPRSSQLDSPVSRNNQEPDIPARRISLLSRPFGLGWRDRNKGKPTNEEPAEGKPSVEEQNTISEQDVNGLKVQEESRKEVSA